A window of Cryptomeria japonica chromosome 3, Sugi_1.0, whole genome shotgun sequence contains these coding sequences:
- the LOC131874164 gene encoding uncharacterized protein LOC131874164 — translation MKITIWNVKGLSTPDKRHLVKQALVRSNSDIIAFQETKIDKEKAISFIKSCKVWEGIFQEAIGTARGLGVIWNPSLVKVTLLEKVEHWMLCTVYSFKENLNFPLINVYRPTKTLEKTQVWQVLTNKISVLGNDKIVVVGDFNALLDLDEKKGGLRMSNKVMEDFREFVMHNQLLDVVPKNRIFT, via the coding sequence atgaagatCACTATTTGGAATGTCAAGGGTCTATCGACCCCTGACAAAAGACACTTGGTTAAACAAGCATTGGTAAGAAGCAACAGTGATATAATAGCCTTCCAAGAAACAAAGATTGATAAAGAGAAGGCGATTAGTTTTATCAAGTCTTGTAAGGTCTGGGAAGGTATCTTTCAAGAAGCCATAGGGACTGCTAGAGGGTTGGGTGTTATTTGGAATCCTTCTCTGGTCAAAGTAACGCTCTTAGAGAAAGTTGAACATTGGATGCTATGCACAGTTTACAGTTTCAAGGAGAATTTGAACTTCCCTTTAATAAACGTCTACAGACCAACAAAAACTCTAGAAAAGACACAGGTTTGGCAGGTCCTTACGAATAAAATTTCAGTCCTGGGGAATGACAAGATAGTGGTGGTAGGTGATTTTAATGCCTTGCTAGATTTGGATGAGAAAAAGGGTGGCCTCAGAATGTCAAATAAGGTTATGGAAGATTTTAGAGAATTTGTCATGCATAATCAATTGTTGGATGTTGTTCCAAAGAACAGGATCTTCACGTGA